GCATCTCGACAGCCCTGGTCCAGATCTCTCCCGACGAGAGCCTTACCGCTTCGGGCCGCACTCGCCTGCTCATGCCCAAGGACGTGCGTACTCCGGTGTCCTCGGTCAGTTACGAATTGCAGTTTGGTCTCACGACCCAGGAGCTTTGGGTCAAGATGAATCTGGAACCGGTGCGCTACGAAACTTTCAGCTATACGTTCGAGCCCAAGTTCGTGCGCATCAAGCTTGAGATTCCGGTGCGGCTTTTGAAAGACAAGGATTGGCGTGAGAGTCTGCACCTGATGGTCGACCCGGGCTCGAACCCGGCCATCGGGCAGAGCGTAATCGCGCCGGTGCCCCGTTTTCCCGAAGGGGTGAGGATTCTGGAAGCCAAGCCCGAGGAAATCGAGATAGTGGTGCAACGCAATGACGAATTTGTTCCGTAATTGGAGGGTGGATGGGCAGACTTTTTGGAACTGATGGAATTCGCGGACGGGTCAACAGCCATCCCATGCAGCCGGAGCTGGTGCTGCGTCTCGGGCTTGCCGCCGGGCAGTATTTCAGAAACGGCAACAAGCGGCACCGGGTAGTCATTGGCAAGGACACGAGGCTCTCGGGCTATGTCTTTGAGTCGGCCCTGACCTCGGGATTCTGCGCGGCCGGAATGGATGTTTTTCTGGTCGGCCCGCTGCCCACTCCGGCCATCAGCTTTCTGACCCGCAACATGCGCGCCGATCTGGGCGTAGTCATTTCGGCCTCGCACAATCCGTACATGGACAACGGCATCAAGTTTTTTGACAAGCACGGTTTCAAGCTGGCCGACAAGGTGGAGGATGAAATAGCTGCCATGGTGACCAGCCCCGATTTTTCCTGGAAATGTCCTGACCATGATCAGGTCGGGCGGGCCAGGAAAATTCAGGACAGCCCCGGGCGATATATCGTCGAACTCAAACACAGCTTTCCGGCGGGCATGACCCTCGACGGGCTCACGATAGTGCTTGATTGCGCGCACGGCGCGGCCTACCGTGTGGCGCCGCTGATTTTTGAAGAGCTCGGAGCGCGGGTCATCACTCTTGGCATCGAGCCGGACGGGCTCAACATCAACAAGGGCTGCGGTTCCCTGCATCCCGAGGTGCTCGCCGCCAAGGTCCGCGAACACAGGGCGGACATCGGCCTGGCTCTGGACGGGGATGCGGACCGGCTCATCGTTGTCGACGAGTATGGCACCATTCTGGACGGAGATCAGATCATGGCCGTGTGCGCGGACGAGATGATGGCGCGGGACACGCTTGCCGGGAACACGCTGGTGTCCACGGTCATGAGCAACATGGCCCTTGAGGTTTTCATGCAGGAGCGCGGCGGGCGGCTGCTCAGAACCAAGGTCGGGGACAGATACGTCGTTGAGGAAATGCGCAAGGGCGGCTATGTTCTTGGCGGAGAACAATCCGGGCATCTGGTCTTCATGAGGCATTCGACCACGGGCGACGGGACTTTGGCGGCCCTTCAGCTACTGAGCATCATGGTCGGCAGGCAGAAGCCCATCTCGGAGATCGCGGGTCTGCTGACCCCTTATCCGCAAAAGCTCGTGAATCTGAAGGTGAAGAAAAAAATCCCCTTCGACAAGGTTCCGATCATCAAGGACGCGGTCCGGCATGCCGAAGACAGACTGGGACGCACCGGACGCGTCCTGCTGCGCTATTCCGGCACGGAGACCCTGGCCCGGATCATGGTCGAGGCGCAGGATCAGGCCCTCGTGGACGAACTGTGCGCGAGCCTGTCCGAGGCCGTTGAAGCCGGTCTGGCCTGAAGACAAGAGAATTTTTAGAAGCAAGGGGCAACCTTCTTCTTTGTGGGTTAAAAAAAGGAGCGATGCATGCAGGTACGTAAAGTTGTCATTCCGGTGGCAGGATGGGGAACCAGATCACTTCCGGCGACCAAAAATGTGCCCAAGGAAATTCTTCCGGTGTTCCGAAAGCCTTCCATTCAATATATAGTGGAAGAAGCAATCGCTTCGGGCCTGTCGGATGTGGTTTTCGTCAACAACCAGAACAAGCGCATTATCGAGGATCATTTCGACTACAACCTCGCTCTTGAGCAACTGCTGGAACGCAAGGGCCAGCTGGATCTGCTCGCGGAAGTGCGCAAGGTCGCCATGATGGCCAACATAATTGTCGTGCGCCAGAAGGAGCAGTTGGGCCTTGGCCATGCGGTGCTGTGCGCCCGCGAGGTCATCAAGGACGAGCCCTTTGCGGTCATGGTCGGCGACGATCTCATGTTCAACCGCGATCCCGGCATCAACCAGCTTCTTGAGGTCTGGAAGAATGAGCGCATGCCTGTGGTCGGAGTGATGGAGGTGCCCCGTGACAAGGTCAGCAAATACGGTATCATCGACGCCGAGGAATTTGCGCCGGGGCTCTACAGGATTCGCGGGGTCAAGGAAAAACCTTCCATCGAAAGCGCGCCGTCAAGACTCGCACTGGTGGGCCGCTATGTGCTGACCCCGGAGGTGTTCGACCACCTGGAAGGGGTGAAGCCTGACGGCACAGGTGAGATTCAGCTCACCGACGCCCTGCAGTCCATGGCGCGCGACAACCGGCTCTTGGCCGTGAAGTTGCGCGGACAGCGTTTTGATGTCGGCGACTGGGTCGACTACCTGACCGCCAATATCTATTTCGCCTTGCAGGACGAGGACCTGCGCTACGATCTCATTGCCCGCCTGCGCGAGCTCATTCCTCCTTCCCGCTAGAGTTCTGCCAGCCTTTACCAAGGGAACGGGGAAACCCGTTCCTTTTTTTTCAGGAGCCCATGCGCGAATTCTGTTCCGTCCTTCTTCTTTCCTCGCCTTACAGCGTGCTGACTTACGCCCTGCCGGAAGATCTGCCCCGGCAGATGTGGCATGTCGGAGGGCGTGTCGTCGTGCCCCTCGGCAAGTCATTCCGGGTCGGGATATTGACGGAAGCAAAAGTGCCTGCACCCGAAGGTTGCATCTGCAAGGACGTGCTCTGGCCCATGGACACGGCTCCTTTTTTCAGCGCCGGGTATCTTGATTTCATCCGCGATCTCTCAGTTCGCCAGATGGACGCAGCAGGAAAGATCCTTGCACGGGTGCTGCCCGCAACTCTTCGTGATCTGCCACTGTTCAGAACCCGTGAGAATCAGGCCGTGAGTCTTGGAGATTTGACCTCTGCAGACGGACGTGCGGAACTGGCCCGGGACTGGCTGGAAGGCCGGCTTGCGCTTCATGTCAGCACGCGCAGGCAGGAGCGGCTCTTTTCCCTGACCATGGAACCCCCGTGGCCGGTGCGGCCGCAAGCGACTGCTCAACTTGACGTCCTGCGCTATCTGGACGTGCATGGCGTCTCTTCCGCGAAGACCCTGAACGCGCATTTTGGAAAGAACGTATCCGAGCCCCTGCGTGTTCTTGGACGAAAAGGATTGATCCGGGAGGTCGAAGCCCATTTCCAGCCTGACGAGGTCTGTGCTCCCGCGGTCGAATCGTTCAGCCTGACGGAAGAACAGCAGCAGGCCGTGGATAATTTTTGGGGGCTGCTGAAGGACG
The genomic region above belongs to Deltaproteobacteria bacterium HGW-Deltaproteobacteria-18 and contains:
- a CDS encoding phosphoglucosamine mutase, encoding MGRLFGTDGIRGRVNSHPMQPELVLRLGLAAGQYFRNGNKRHRVVIGKDTRLSGYVFESALTSGFCAAGMDVFLVGPLPTPAISFLTRNMRADLGVVISASHNPYMDNGIKFFDKHGFKLADKVEDEIAAMVTSPDFSWKCPDHDQVGRARKIQDSPGRYIVELKHSFPAGMTLDGLTIVLDCAHGAAYRVAPLIFEELGARVITLGIEPDGLNINKGCGSLHPEVLAAKVREHRADIGLALDGDADRLIVVDEYGTILDGDQIMAVCADEMMARDTLAGNTLVSTVMSNMALEVFMQERGGRLLRTKVGDRYVVEEMRKGGYVLGGEQSGHLVFMRHSTTGDGTLAALQLLSIMVGRQKPISEIAGLLTPYPQKLVNLKVKKKIPFDKVPIIKDAVRHAEDRLGRTGRVLLRYSGTETLARIMVEAQDQALVDELCASLSEAVEAGLA
- the galU gene encoding UTP--glucose-1-phosphate uridylyltransferase translates to MQVRKVVIPVAGWGTRSLPATKNVPKEILPVFRKPSIQYIVEEAIASGLSDVVFVNNQNKRIIEDHFDYNLALEQLLERKGQLDLLAEVRKVAMMANIIVVRQKEQLGLGHAVLCAREVIKDEPFAVMVGDDLMFNRDPGINQLLEVWKNERMPVVGVMEVPRDKVSKYGIIDAEEFAPGLYRIRGVKEKPSIESAPSRLALVGRYVLTPEVFDHLEGVKPDGTGEIQLTDALQSMARDNRLLAVKLRGQRFDVGDWVDYLTANIYFALQDEDLRYDLIARLRELIPPSR